Proteins encoded in a region of the Quercus lobata isolate SW786 chromosome 8, ValleyOak3.0 Primary Assembly, whole genome shotgun sequence genome:
- the LOC115957498 gene encoding very-long-chain enoyl-CoA reductase, with amino-acid sequence MKVSVVSRSGKDVVKGGLELSDSATVADLQEAIHQRTKKFYPSRQRLTLPLKPGSKEKPVVLNYKKSLKDYCDGNHLTVVFKDLGTQVSYRTLFFFEYLGPLLLYPIFYYFPVYQFFGYKGERVIHPVQTYALYYWCFHYFKRIMETFFVHRFSHATSPLSNVFRNCAYYWTFGSYIAYYVNHPLYTPVSDLQMKIGFGFGVLCQICNFYCHILLRNLRSPDGNGGYQIPHGFLFNIVTCANYTTEIYQWLGFNIATQTVAGYVFLVVATLIMTNWALAKHRRLKKLFDGKDGRPKYPRRWVIFPPFL; translated from the exons ATGAAGGTCAGTGTAGTTTCTCGGAGTGGTAAAGATGTTGTCAAGGGTGGCCTTGAGCTCAGTGATTCC GCTACGGTTGCAGATCTGCAGGAGGCAATTCATCAACGAA CCAAAAAGTTCTATCCTTCAAGACAGCGGTTAACCCTCCCCCTTAAACCAGGATCAAAGGAAAAGCCTGTTGTTCTTAACTACAAGAAAAGTCTCAAGGATTATTGTGATGGAAACCACTTGACTGTAGTGTTCAAGGACCTGGGCACACAAGTTTCCTATCGCACACTTTTCTTCTTTGAATACTTGGGTCCTTTGCTCCTTTATCCCATCTTTTATTACTTCCCTGTCTATCAGTTCTTTGGCTACAAAGGGGAGCGAGTCATCCACCCAGTTCAGACATATGCTTTATATTACTGGTGTTTCCACTACTTCAAACGAATTATGGAAACATTTTTTGTGCATCGGTTCAGCCATGCAACCTCACCACTCTCGAATGTGTTTCGTAATTGTGCATATTATTGGACCTTTGGCTCTTACATTGCTTACTATGTGAACCACCCACTTTACACCCCTGTTAGTGACCTCCAAATGAAGATCGGCTTTGGGTTTGGAGTGCTTTGTCAAATCTGTAACTTCTATTGCCATATCTTGCTGAGGAATCTGCGCAGCCCTGATGGGAATGGAGGATATCAAATTCCACATGGTTTTCTATTCAATATTGTGACATGTGCAAACTACACAACAGAGATTTATCAATGGTTGGGTTTCAATATTGCCACACAGACTGTCGCAGGCTATGTTTTCCTTGTGGTTGCTACACTTATTATGACCAATTGGGCCCTTGCAAAGCACCGTCGTCTGAAGaag